A stretch of the Capsicum annuum cultivar UCD-10X-F1 chromosome 10, UCD10Xv1.1, whole genome shotgun sequence genome encodes the following:
- the LOC107845327 gene encoding trifunctional UDP-glucose 4,6-dehydratase/UDP-4-keto-6-deoxy-D-glucose 3,5-epimerase/UDP-4-keto-L-rhamnose-reductase RHM1 produces the protein MSTYTPKNILITGAAGFIACHVANRLVHSYPDYKIVVLDKLDYCSNLKNLIPSRSSANFKFVKGDIASADLVNYLLITESIDTIMHFAAQTHVDNSFGNSFEFTKNNIYGTHVLLEACKVTGQIRRFIHVSTDEVYGETDEDAVVGNHEASQLLPTNPYSATKAGAEMLVMAYGRSYGLPVITTRGNNVYGPNQFPEKLIPKFILLAMRGKPLPIHGDGCNVRSYLYCEDVAEAFEVILHKGEVGHVYNIGTTKERRVIDVAQDICKLFNIDADKSIQFVENRPFNDQRYFLDDQKLKDLGWSERTVWEDGLRKTIEWYTNNPDWWGDVTGALLPHPRMLMMPGGIERNLDGAEKFDLGSNEFSGKSNETKMVTPASKTSNVPPKSPFKFLIYGKTGWIGGVLGKLCEKQGIPYEYGRGRLEDRSKLLADINSIKPTHVFNAAGVTGRPNVDWCESHKPETIRTNVAGTLNLADVCREKGLLMINFATGCIFEYDAAHPEGSGIGFKEEDTPNFHGSFYSKTKAMVEELLKNYDNVCTLRVRMPISSDLNNPRNFITKISRYNKVVNIPNSMTILDELLPISIEMAKRNLKGIWNFTNPGVVSHNEILEMYKKYIDPTFTYANFTLEEQAKVIVAARSNNEMDASKLKKEFPELLSIKESLIKYVFEPNKKTSA, from the exons ATGTCAACATACACACCTAAAAATATACTTATTACTGGAGCTGCCGGATTTATTGCATGTCATGTAGCCAACAGGCTTGTCCATAGCTACCCAGACTACAAGATTGTTGTCCTCGACAAACTTGATTATTGTTCAAATTTGAAGAACCTTATTCCTTCCCGATCTTCCGCTAATTTCAAGTTTGTTAAGGGAGACATCGCCAGTGCAGATCTTGTGAACTACCTTCTCATCACCGAGTCCATTGATACTATAATGCACTTTGCTGCTCAGACTCATGTTGATAACTCCTTCGGTAATAGCTTTGAGTTCACCAAGAACAACATCTATGGTACGCATGTGCTATTAGAGGCCTGCAAAGTTACTGGTCAGATCAGACGGTTTATCCATGTCAGTACGGATGAGGTTTACGGGGAAACTGATGAGGATGCTGTTGTCGGAAACCATGAAGCCTCACAACTCCTTCCCACTAACCCGTATTCAGCCACAAAAGCCGGAGCTGAAATGCTAGTTATGGCTTATGGTAGATCGTACGGGTTACCTGTTATAACCACTAGAGGTAACAACGTCTATGGTCCTAACCAATTTCCTGAGAAACTGATCCCGAAGTTTATACTTTTAGCCATGAGGGGAAAGCCGCTTCCTATTCACGGTGATGGTTGTAACGTTCGTAGTTATCTCTATTGTGAGGATGTTGCTGAGGCTTTTGAAGTCATTCTGCATAAGGGAGAGGTCGGTCATGTTTACAACATTGGAACTACGAAAGAGAGAAGAGTGATTGATGTTGCCCAAGATATATGCAAACTCTTTAACATAGATGCCGACAAAAGCATTCAGTTTGTGGAGAACAGGCCATTTAATGACCAACGGTACTTTCTGGATGATCAGAAGTTGAAGGACTTGGGCTGGTCAGAGAGGACCGTATGGGAAGACGGTCTGAGAAAGACTATTGAGTGGTATACCAATAACCCTGATTGGTGGGGCGATGTCACCGGAGCATTGCTTCCTCATCCTAGAATGCTGATGATGCCCGGTGGGATAGAAAGAAATTTGGATGGAGCTGAGAAATTCGATTTAGGATCTAACGAATTCTCAGGGAAGTCCAACGAAACCAAAATGGTAACTCCAGCTTCAAAGACCAGCAACGTGCCTCCGAAATCACCTTTTAAGTTCTTGATCTATGGTAAGACTGGGTGGATCGGCGGTGTGCTAGGGAAATTGTGTGAGAAGCAGGGAATTCCTTACGAGTACGGCAGGGGACGTTTGGAGGATCGCTCAAAGCTTTTGGCAGACATTAACTCTATCAAGCCTACACACGTATTCAATGCTGCCGGTGTCACTGGTAGACCCAACGTTGATTGGTGCGAGAGTCATAAACCAGAAACAATTcgtacaaatgttgctggaactCTAAACTTGGCCGATGTTTGCAGAGAGAAAGGCCTCCTAATGATTAACTTTGCCACCGGTTGCATATTTGAGTATGACGCTGCACATCCAGAAGGCTCTGGTATTGGGTTCAAAGAGGAAGATACGCCCAATTTCCACGGTTCTTTCTATTCAAAGACCAAGGCCATG GTCGAAGAGCTGCTGAAAAACTATGACAACGTTTGTACACTCAGGGTTCGCATGCCAATATCTTCCGACCTCAACAACCCCCGGAATTTCATCACCAAGATCAGCCGCTACAATAAGGTAGTCAATATTCCTAACAGTATGACCATACTAGATGAGCTTCTGCCGATCTCAATCGAGATGGCAAAACGTAACCTCAAAGGCATATGGAACTTCACTAACCCTGGCGTAGTGAGCCACAACGAGATCTTAGAAATGTACAAGAAGTACATCGATCCAACATTTACTTACGCCAACTTCACATTGGAAGAGCAAGCCAAGGTAATCGTTGCAGCACGTAGCAACAACGAGATGGATGcatcaaaattgaagaaagagtTCCCTGAGTTGCTGTCAATCAAAGAGTCCTTGATCAAGTATGTTTTCGAACCAAACAAGAAAACCTCTGCAtaa
- the LOC107844957 gene encoding uncharacterized protein LOC107844957, translating into MESTLWNIEDKWNLSTQKSIAFFICICCLVIGICIVTFFIKRRASNRRKGLVGQDPCSTNIDTEWSESESKLLSTLRWSGPKSRSHKERVSPLLVAAGQLEAGESNRWHSHNSDSPVWQRPILMGEKCELPRFSGLILYDERGMPVRHVHNDQFSVNQENVHVVGRTTLKDLLL; encoded by the exons atggaaTCAACTCTATGGAACATTGAAGACAAATGGAACCTCTCAACACAAAAATCCATTGCATTTTTCATTTGCATTTGCTGTTTAGTCATTGGTATTTGCATAGTTACTTTTTTCATCAAAAGAAGAGCATCCAATAGAAGAAAAGGGCTAGTGGGCCAAGATCCATGCAGCACGAATATCGATACAGAGTGGTCTGAGTCTGAGTCAAAGTTACTGAGTACTTTACGGTGGAGTGGGCCAAAAAGTAGGAGTCATAAGGAACGAGTTTCTCCGTTACTTGTTGCTGCAGGTCAACTTGAGGCGGGCGAGTCTAACAGGTGGCACAGCCATAACTCGGACTCGCCCGTGTGGCAAAGGCCTATATTGATGGGTGAAAAATGTGAGCTACCAAGGTTCAGTGGGCTTATTTTGTATGATGAGAGAGGCATGCCGGTTCGTCATGTTCACAATGATCAATTCAGCGTTAATCAG GAAAATGTGCATGTTGTTGGGAGAACTACTCTGAAGGACTTGCTGCTGTAA
- the LOC107845300 gene encoding mitogen-activated protein kinase 19 — protein MMQQDRRKKNTKEVEFFTEYGEANRYKILEVIGKGSYGVVCAAIDTHTGEKVAIKKITNIFEHISDAIRILREIKLLRLLRHPDIVDIKRIMLPPSKRDFKDIYVVFELMESDLHHVIKANDDLSHEHHRFFLYQMLRALKYMHTANVYHRDLKPKNILANANCKLKICDLGLARVAFNDTPSTVLWTDYVATRWYRAPELCGSFFSKYTPAIDIWSIGCIFAEVLTGKPLFPGKSVVHQLDLMTDLLGTPSADTISGVRNEKARKYLTSMRKKDPVSFSEKFPDADPLVLRLLQRLLAFDPKDRPTAEEALSDPYFNGLAKIEREPSCRPISNLEFEFERRRVTKEDIKELIFREILEYHPQLQKDYVAGNDGTNFLYPSASDQFRRQFAYLEENNRNSGPVIPLGRKHVSLPRSAVNSSTIPPKPRQNVSVFDHTQVTEKSATDVRVAEKISGTTQNFSRPPHRVHAAKPGRVVGPILPYDGRAHTHNTGLLPHGISPHYMFRMSPGNREKCGTEPKDTTQVRPLPAQRNMSVEMNTNPYYQTQEKVVSQLGGQIGIDAKLLQAQTQFGAVGAAAVAVAAHREVGTVQYGLT, from the exons atgatGCAACAAGATCGTCGCAAGAAG AATACAAAAGAAGTGGAGTTCTTTACGGAGTATGGAGAGGCAAATAGGTATAAAATTCTGGAAGTTATAGGGAAGGGAAGCTATGGAGTTGTTTGTGCCGCCATTGATACTCATACAGGAGAAAAAGTGGCGATTaagaaaataactaatatttTCGAGCACATTTCTGATGCAATTCGAATATTGCGTGAAATTAAATTGCTTAGGCTTTTAAGGCATCCTGATATCGTGGACATCAAGAGAATCATGTTACCACCGTCAAAACGAGACTTCAAAGATATTTATGTTGTCTTTGAGCTTATGGAATCTGATCTTCACCATGTTATTAAAGCTAATGATGACTTGTCACATGAACACCATCGCTTTTTCCTATATCAGATGCTACGAGCACTGAAATATATGCACACAG CGAATGTGTACCATCGAGATCTTAAGCCGAAAAATATATTGGCAAATGCAAACTGTAAACTCAAAATATGTGACCTAGGATTGGCAAGGGTTGCATTCAATGATACGCCAAGCACAGTACTTTGGACG GATTATGTTGCTACAAGGTGGTACAGGGCTCCTGAACTATGTGGATCTTTCTTTTCCAAG TATACACCTGCCATCGATATTTGGAGTATCGGCTGCATTTTCGCGGAGGTACTGACAGGAAAACCATTGTTCCCCGGCAAAAGTGTTGTTCATCAGTTAGATTTGATGACTGATCTTCTTGGGACGCCGTCGGCTGATACCATATCTGGG GTTCGTAATGAGAAGGCAAGAAAGTATTTGACGAGCATGCGGAAAAAGGACCCAGTTTCTTTTTCAGAGAAATTTCCCGATGCAGATCCTCTGGTGCTGCGACTGTTGCAGAGGTTGTTAGCATTTGATCCAAAGGATCGACCTACTGCCGAAGAG GCTTTATCCGATCCTTATTTCAACGGACTGGCCAAGATTGAGAGGGAACCGTCTTGTCGGCCAATCTCTAATCTGGAATTTGAATTTGAGAGACGAAGGGTAACAAAGGAGGACATTAAGGAGTTAATTTTTCGGGAGATATTGGAATATCATCCGCAACTTCAAAAGGATTACGTTGCTGGAAATGACGGCACAAATTTCCTCTATCCTAG CGCAAGTGATCAGTTTAGAAGGCAATTTGCTTATCTCGAGGAAAATAATCGTAACAGTGGGCCAGTTATTCCTCTCGGTAGAAAGCACGTCTCTCTCCCACG ATCTGCAGTCAATTCCAGTACCATTCCCCCCAAACCTAGGCAGAACGTCTCTGTGTTTGATCATACGCAAGTAACAGAAAAATCGGCTACTGATGTCAGAGTCGCAGAGAAAATCTCAGGAACTACACAAAACTTTTCACGACCACCACACCGTGTCCATGCAG CCAAACCGGGGAGAGTTGTCGGGCCAATTTTACCGTACGACGGAAGAGCACATACGCACAATACTGGCCTCCTTCCTCATGGCATTTCTCCACATTACATGTTCAGGATGAGCCCCGGGAATCGAGAGAAGTGTGGAACAGAACCCAAGGACACAACCCAAGTTCGGCCCCTACCTGCTCAACGCAACATGAGCGTTGAGATGAACACCAACCCGTATTATCAGACACAAGAAAAAGTAGTATCACAGTTGGGTGGTCAAATCGGAATAGATGCAAAACTACTACAGGCACAAACCCAATTTGGTGCAGTCGGTGCTGCAGCTGTTGCCGTTGCTGCTCACAGAGAGGTTGGCACCGTCCAATATGGTCTGACTTAG